The genomic region cactttctctctatatatattcttCTACAGAAACCTTTTGTTATAACTCAAAAGAGCTATCAAATCTCTCACAACACAACACACAGACAAACAAACTCACACATTAGACgcaacaagaacaagagtagTCCCTTATTCGGCAGAGTCTCTTCACCCTTTTGCTTGCCTTGAAGACTGCACACACTCCTCCCTTTCGACTCTTAACTAAATCCCACAAGCTTACGCTCTTacggtaatatatatatatatagatttcagACAAAACACCAATATGCTCCTTCCCAACGTGGTATTGCAAGGTTGATCGGCCTTATGGAGAACCAGCTTGTTCGCAGAGATCTAGCAGGTCCAATGTCTGCAACAAACATCACATATAGTGAATGCATAATCAGTTCAAAGATCAGTCTCCATCTACATGCAAAGGTTTTCTATTTAAATGAAAACTCTAGATACTTACCTCAGGAACAGAGAGCTCAAGGCGGAATTTAGGACCATCGTAGTGGTGAAGAACAGGCCTGAAGGAATCCTCTTCCAAGGCTTTGCAGATTTTCCTCACTCTGATCCTTACCTGTTACCATTTGATACAAAAGTCGAATTGGTACAAAGCATCAAAAAAGGAAAGAGTAACGGATGCAACAACTGTGATAGTAAAGTTTCACCTGAGCCGGAAACCTTGATTCTCCTTTGCACTTTTTGTCTTCCCAAGCCGTGGCATCAATATTAGTACCTCCAAAAGTTGTTGCCTGAAGCAGGATAATCAAACTTGAGTTAATTGATAGCTTTAGAGAGAGACATTGTTATAATATATCAGAAGAACAAACCTCAAAGATACCGTGGAGCTGGTGAGTGGTGTAATTGTAAAGAAACAGAGGCAACCCAGGTGTTATTGCCCTCACAGAGTCCCTGTATCTTGGAGGCAAACCTGACAAACGAACACACAACATTTAGCACTGAGTGCAAAGAAACATTGCAGAGTTTGGAAATTACCAAACAGGTGGCGTTTCAAATCCTCCTCCATGGTATCGTTGTTGCAAACAAAGATGTACCTTCCAAGAACTTCATTCCTCGGAAGCGTCTCCGAAGCAGGCAGAGTCTTAAACCTCTTGTCAACAGCATTATTATCATTGCTGTTGTTGCTCAGCTCTTTGTTAGCAACAACATTACCATTGTACTTGTTAACTTTCATGTTGTAAACATTGCTCTGCATCGAAGCCTTGCCGTATTTACCACCCAAGTTCAGCATGTTGTTGTTATTGTCCTGGAAACTAAACTTGTCGGAGTAACCACCAGCTTTGGAGAGATCGAGGTTGTTGAACCGTTCACCTTTCATCCGGGTCTGCTCAGCGAGCTTGGTTGCA from Brassica napus cultivar Da-Ae unplaced genomic scaffold, Da-Ae ScsIHWf_158;HRSCAF=287, whole genome shotgun sequence harbors:
- the LOC106402105 gene encoding B2 protein, whose protein sequence is MESFWQLGDELRGQTQSRASEDHKWSTVATKLAEQTRMKGERFNNLDLSKAGGYSDKFSFQDNNNNMLNLGGKYGKASMQSNVYNMKVNKYNGNVVANKELSNNSNDNNAVDKRFKTLPASETLPRNEVLGRYIFVCNNDTMEEDLKRHLFGLPPRYRDSVRAITPGLPLFLYNYTTHQLHGIFEATTFGGTNIDATAWEDKKCKGESRFPAQVRIRVRKICKALEEDSFRPVLHHYDGPKFRLELSVPETLDLLDLCEQAGSP